In Salmonella enterica subsp. enterica serovar Typhimurium str. LT2, a single window of DNA contains:
- the fadB gene encoding 3-hydroxyacyl-coA dehydrogenase of 4-enzyme FadB protein (similar to E. coli 4-enzyme protein: 3-hydroxyacyl-CoA dehydrogenase; 3-hydroxybutyryl-CoA epimerase; delta(3)-cis-delta(2)-trans-enoyl-CoA isomerase; enoyl-CoA hydratase (AAC76849.1); Blastp hit to AAC76849.1 (729 aa), 95% identity in aa 1 - 729) codes for MLYKGDTLYLDWLEDGIAELVFDAPGSVNKLDTATVASLGQALEVLEKQHDLKGLLLRSNKAAFIVGADITEFLSLFLVPEEQLSQWLHFANSVFNRLEDLPVPTLAAVNGYALGGGCECVLATDYRLATPDLRIGLPETKLGIMPGFGGSVRLPRMLGADSALEIIAAGKDVGAEHALKIGLVDGVVKQEKLIEGAIAVLRQAITGDLDWRAKRQPKLEPLKLSKIEAAMSFTIAKGMVAQTAGKHYPAPMTAVKTIEAAARFGREEALNLENKSFVPLAHTNEARALVGIFLNDQYVKGKAKKLTKDIETPKQAAVLGAGIMGGGIAYQSAWKGVPVIMKDINDKSLNLGMTEAAKLLNKQLERGKIDGLKLAGVISTIHPTLDYAGFDRVDVVVEAVVENPKVKKAVLAETEQKVRPETVLASNTSTIPIGELASALERPENFCGMHFFNPVHRMPLVEIIRGEKSSDETIAKVVAWASKMGKTPIVVNDCPGFFVNRVLFPYFAGFSQLLRDGADFRKVDKVMEKQFGWPMGPAYLLDVVGIDTAHHAQAVMAAGFPQRMQKDYRDAIDALFDASRFGQKNGLGFWRYKEDSKGKPKKEEDAAVDDLLASVSQPKRDFSDDEIIARMMIPMINEVVRCLEEGIIASPAEADMALVYGLGFPPFHGGAFRWLDTQGSAKYLDMAQQYQHLGPLYEVPEGLRNKARHNEPYYPPVEPARPVGSLKTA; via the coding sequence ATGCTTTATAAAGGCGACACCCTGTACCTCGACTGGCTGGAAGATGGCATCGCCGAACTGGTGTTCGATGCTCCAGGCTCGGTCAATAAACTCGACACCGCAACCGTCGCCAGCCTCGGCCAGGCGCTTGAGGTGCTGGAAAAGCAACACGATTTAAAAGGGCTGCTGCTGCGCTCTAATAAAGCGGCCTTTATTGTCGGCGCGGACATCACCGAATTTCTTTCACTGTTCCTCGTCCCCGAAGAGCAGTTAAGCCAATGGCTGCATTTCGCTAATAGCGTCTTTAACCGTCTGGAAGATTTACCCGTACCGACCCTTGCCGCCGTAAACGGCTATGCGCTGGGCGGCGGGTGCGAATGCGTGCTGGCCACCGATTACCGTCTGGCGACGCCAGACCTCCGTATCGGTCTGCCGGAAACTAAACTGGGCATCATGCCGGGTTTCGGCGGCTCCGTTCGTCTGCCGCGTATGCTGGGCGCAGACAGCGCGCTGGAGATTATCGCGGCAGGTAAAGATGTCGGTGCTGAGCACGCGCTGAAAATCGGCCTTGTGGACGGCGTGGTCAAACAAGAGAAGCTAATTGAAGGCGCGATAGCGGTGTTACGCCAGGCCATTACCGGCGATCTCGACTGGAGAGCTAAACGCCAGCCGAAACTGGAACCGTTGAAACTCAGTAAGATTGAAGCAGCGATGAGCTTTACCATCGCTAAAGGCATGGTCGCACAAACGGCGGGTAAACATTATCCGGCGCCGATGACCGCAGTGAAAACCATTGAAGCCGCCGCGCGTTTTGGTCGTGAAGAAGCGCTGAATCTGGAAAATAAAAGCTTTGTTCCGCTGGCGCATACCAATGAGGCTCGTGCGCTGGTCGGTATCTTCCTCAACGATCAATATGTAAAAGGTAAAGCCAAAAAGCTGACCAAAGATATTGAGACGCCGAAACAGGCAGCCGTACTGGGCGCGGGCATTATGGGCGGCGGTATCGCTTACCAGTCGGCCTGGAAAGGCGTACCGGTCATCATGAAAGATATCAACGATAAATCGTTGAACCTCGGCATGACCGAAGCGGCCAAGCTGCTGAACAAACAGCTGGAGCGCGGCAAGATCGACGGTCTGAAGCTGGCGGGCGTCATTTCGACCATCCACCCGACTCTCGATTATGCCGGTTTCGATCGCGTAGATGTTGTTGTCGAAGCGGTAGTCGAAAATCCGAAAGTCAAAAAAGCGGTACTGGCGGAAACCGAGCAGAAAGTGCGCCCGGAAACCGTGCTGGCCTCAAATACCTCCACCATCCCAATTGGCGAACTGGCAAGCGCCCTGGAACGTCCGGAAAACTTTTGCGGAATGCACTTCTTCAACCCGGTACACCGGATGCCGCTGGTTGAAATCATTCGCGGCGAGAAGAGTTCAGACGAAACCATTGCCAAAGTCGTCGCCTGGGCCAGCAAAATGGGCAAGACACCGATTGTAGTCAACGACTGCCCCGGCTTCTTTGTTAACCGCGTGCTGTTCCCCTATTTCGCCGGTTTCAGTCAACTGCTGCGCGACGGCGCGGATTTCCGCAAAGTCGATAAAGTGATGGAAAAACAGTTCGGCTGGCCGATGGGCCCGGCCTATCTGCTCGACGTGGTGGGTATTGATACCGCCCACCACGCGCAGGCAGTAATGGCGGCAGGCTTCCCACAGCGTATGCAGAAAGATTACCGCGACGCGATCGACGCATTGTTTGACGCCAGCCGTTTTGGGCAAAAAAACGGTCTGGGCTTCTGGCGCTATAAAGAAGACAGCAAGGGTAAGCCGAAGAAAGAAGAAGATGCCGCGGTGGATGACCTGCTGGCAAGCGTCAGCCAGCCGAAACGCGACTTCAGCGACGACGAGATAATCGCCCGTATGATGATCCCGATGATTAACGAAGTGGTTCGCTGTCTGGAAGAAGGCATTATCGCAAGCCCGGCGGAAGCCGATATGGCGCTGGTCTACGGCCTGGGCTTCCCTCCGTTCCACGGCGGCGCATTCCGCTGGCTGGATACACAGGGCAGCGCGAAATATCTTGATATGGCGCAGCAGTATCAACACCTCGGCCCGCTGTATGAGGTGCCGGAAGGGCTGCGTAATAAAGCGCGCCATAACGAACCGTATTATCCCCCGGTTGAACCAGCCCGTCCGGTTGGTTCTCTGAAAACGGCTTAA
- the pepQ gene encoding proline dipeptidase (similar to E. coli proline dipeptidase (AAC76850.1); Blastp hit to AAC76850.1 (443 aa), 95% identity in aa 1 - 443) — MESLAALYKNHIVTLQERTRDVLARFKLDALLIHSGELFNVFLDDHPYPFKVNPQFKAWVPVTQVPNCWLLVDGVNKPKLWFYLPVDYWHNVEPLPTSFWTEEVEVVALPKADGIGSQLPAARGNIGYIGPVPERALQLDIAASNINPKGVIDYLHYYRAYKTDYELACMREAQKMAVSGHRAAEEAFRSGMSEFDINLAYLTATGHRDTDVPYSNIVALNEHAAVLHYTKLDHQAPSEMRSFLLDAGAEYNGYAADLTRTWSAKSDNDYAHLVKDVNDEQLALIATMKAGVSYVDYHIQFHQRIAKLLRKHQIITDMSEEAMVENDLTGPFMPHGIGHPLGLQVHDVAGFMQDDSGTHLAAPSKYPYLRCTRVLQPRMVLTIEPGIYFIESLLAPWREGPFSKHFNWQKIEALKPFGGIRIEDNVVIHENGVENMTRDLKLA; from the coding sequence ATGGAATCACTGGCCGCGCTCTATAAAAATCATATTGTTACCTTACAAGAACGGACGCGCGATGTTCTGGCGCGCTTTAAGCTGGATGCGTTACTTATTCATTCTGGCGAGCTTTTCAACGTCTTTCTCGACGATCACCCTTATCCGTTTAAGGTCAATCCACAGTTTAAAGCGTGGGTGCCGGTAACTCAGGTTCCAAATTGCTGGCTGTTGGTCGATGGCGTCAACAAACCCAAATTGTGGTTTTATCTGCCGGTCGATTACTGGCATAACGTTGAACCGCTGCCAACGTCCTTCTGGACAGAAGAAGTCGAGGTCGTCGCCTTACCGAAAGCGGATGGCATCGGCAGCCAACTGCCTGCCGCGCGTGGCAATATCGGCTATATCGGCCCGGTTCCTGAGCGCGCGCTACAATTGGATATCGCCGCCAGCAACATCAACCCGAAAGGTGTTATCGACTATCTGCATTACTACCGCGCCTATAAAACGGATTATGAACTGGCCTGTATGCGCGAAGCGCAGAAAATGGCGGTGAGCGGTCATCGGGCGGCGGAAGAGGCCTTCCGTTCCGGCATGAGCGAGTTCGACATCAACCTGGCGTACCTGACCGCCACGGGACATCGCGATACCGATGTTCCATACAGCAACATTGTGGCGCTGAACGAACATGCCGCCGTGCTGCATTACACGAAACTGGATCATCAGGCACCGTCTGAAATGCGCAGTTTCCTGCTGGATGCGGGCGCGGAATACAACGGCTACGCGGCGGATCTGACGCGGACCTGGTCGGCGAAAAGCGATAACGACTACGCCCACCTGGTGAAAGATGTTAACGACGAACAGTTGGCGCTGATCGCTACCATGAAGGCGGGCGTCAGCTATGTGGATTATCATATTCAATTCCATCAGCGCATCGCGAAGCTGCTGCGTAAACATCAAATCATTACCGACATGAGTGAAGAGGCGATGGTGGAAAATGATCTCACCGGGCCGTTTATGCCGCACGGTATTGGTCATCCGTTGGGTCTGCAGGTACACGATGTGGCCGGGTTTATGCAGGATGATTCCGGTACGCATCTCGCCGCGCCGTCCAAATACCCGTATCTGCGCTGCACGCGTGTGTTACAGCCGCGAATGGTGTTGACCATCGAACCGGGGATTTACTTCATCGAATCGCTGTTAGCGCCATGGCGCGAAGGCCCGTTCAGCAAGCACTTCAACTGGCAGAAAATTGAAGCGCTCAAGCCTTTCGGCGGTATTCGCATTGAAGATAACGTGGTCATCCACGAAAACGGCGTGGAAAACATGACGCGGGATTTAAAACTGGCGTAA
- the yigZ gene encoding putative cytoplasmic protein (similar to E. coli orf, hypothetical protein (AAC76851.1); Blastp hit to AAC76851.1 (205 aa), 91% identity in aa 2 - 205): MDSWLIPAAPVTVVEEIKKSRFITLLAHTDGVDAAKAFVESVRAEHPDARHHCVAWVAGAPDDSQQLGFSDDGEPAGTAGKPMLAQLMGSGVGEITAVVVRYYSGILLGTGGLVKAYGGGVNQALRQLATQRKTPLTEYTLQCEYGQLAGIEALLGQFAGKIVSSDYQASVRLRVALPFAHVNAFSTKLADFSRGSLQLLAIEE; the protein is encoded by the coding sequence ATGGACAGTTGGTTAATCCCTGCAGCGCCGGTCACCGTTGTTGAAGAGATCAAAAAAAGCCGCTTTATTACGCTATTGGCGCATACCGATGGCGTAGACGCGGCGAAAGCGTTTGTTGAGTCAGTCAGAGCTGAGCATCCTGATGCGCGCCACCATTGTGTGGCGTGGGTGGCGGGTGCGCCGGACGACTCACAGCAACTGGGCTTTTCAGACGACGGCGAACCGGCGGGAACGGCAGGCAAGCCGATGCTTGCGCAATTGATGGGCAGCGGCGTCGGAGAAATTACTGCCGTCGTCGTGCGCTACTATAGTGGTATTCTGCTGGGTACGGGCGGGCTGGTAAAAGCCTATGGCGGCGGTGTGAATCAGGCATTACGTCAGCTTGCCACACAACGCAAGACGCCATTAACCGAATATACTTTGCAGTGTGAGTACGGTCAGTTGGCCGGAATCGAAGCATTATTAGGACAGTTTGCCGGGAAGATCGTTTCCAGCGATTATCAGGCGTCTGTTCGGCTCAGGGTGGCGCTTCCTTTTGCTCATGTGAATGCATTTTCCACAAAACTGGCGGATTTTAGCCGTGGTTCATTGCAATTGTTAGCGATTGAAGAATAA
- the trkH gene encoding Trk family potassium transport protein (requires TrkE; similar to E. coli potassium uptake, requires TrkE (AAC76852.1); Blastp hit to AAC76852.1 (432 aa), 28% identity in aa 1 - 218): MHFRAITRIVGLLVILFSGTMILPGLVALIYRDGAGRAFTQTFFVALAIGSILWWPNRREKGELKSREGFLIVVLFWTVLGSVGALPFIFSESPNLTITDAFFESFSGLTTTGATTLVGLDSLPHAILFYRQMLQWFGGMGIIVLAVAILPILGVGGMQLYRAEMPGPLKDNKMRPRIAETAKTLWLIYVLLTVACALALWFAGMPAFDAIGHSFSTIAIGGFSTHDASVGYFDSPTINTIIAIFLLISGCNYGLHFSLLSGRSLKVYWRDPEFRMFIGVQLTLVVICTLVLWFHNIYDSALTTLNQAFFQVVSMATTAGFTTDSIARWPLFLPVLLLCSAFIGGCAGSTGGGLKVIRILLLFKQGNRELKRLVHPNAVYSIKLGNRALPERILEAVWGFFSAYALVFIVSMLAIIATGVDDFSAFASVVATLNNLGPGLGVVADNFASMNPVAKWILIANMLFGRLEVFTLLVLFTPTFWRE; the protein is encoded by the coding sequence ATGCATTTTCGCGCCATTACCCGAATCGTTGGACTACTGGTTATCTTATTTTCGGGGACAATGATTCTCCCGGGACTGGTAGCGCTAATATATCGTGATGGCGCAGGAAGAGCGTTCACGCAGACCTTTTTTGTCGCGCTGGCGATCGGTTCCATACTGTGGTGGCCGAACCGTAGGGAAAAGGGCGAGCTGAAATCCCGCGAAGGATTTCTTATCGTGGTGCTGTTCTGGACCGTGCTGGGCAGCGTGGGTGCGCTGCCGTTTATTTTCTCGGAAAGCCCAAACCTCACCATTACCGATGCTTTTTTTGAATCGTTCTCCGGGTTAACCACCACGGGCGCCACTACTCTGGTGGGGCTGGATTCATTACCGCACGCCATTCTCTTTTATCGTCAGATGCTGCAATGGTTTGGCGGTATGGGGATCATTGTGCTGGCGGTGGCGATTCTCCCTATCCTCGGCGTCGGGGGGATGCAGCTCTATCGGGCGGAAATGCCGGGGCCGCTCAAAGATAACAAAATGCGCCCGCGTATTGCCGAGACGGCGAAAACGCTGTGGCTTATCTATGTCTTGCTAACGGTAGCCTGCGCGCTGGCGCTATGGTTTGCAGGGATGCCCGCGTTTGACGCTATCGGACACAGCTTCTCCACTATCGCTATCGGCGGCTTCTCAACGCATGACGCCAGCGTAGGCTATTTTGATAGTCCCACTATTAATACCATCATCGCTATTTTCCTGCTGATCTCCGGTTGTAACTATGGCCTGCATTTCTCTTTATTAAGCGGGCGTAGCCTGAAAGTATACTGGCGCGATCCGGAATTCCGCATGTTCATCGGCGTACAGTTGACGCTGGTGGTGATCTGCACGCTGGTACTGTGGTTCCATAATATCTACGACTCGGCGCTGACAACGCTAAATCAGGCGTTCTTCCAGGTCGTGTCGATGGCGACAACGGCAGGGTTTACCACGGACAGCATTGCGCGCTGGCCGCTGTTTTTGCCCGTCTTGCTGCTATGTTCCGCGTTTATTGGCGGTTGCGCCGGGTCAACGGGCGGGGGGTTAAAGGTCATCCGTATTCTGTTGTTGTTTAAACAGGGGAACCGCGAACTCAAACGTCTGGTGCATCCGAATGCCGTTTACAGTATTAAGCTGGGGAACCGGGCACTGCCAGAACGTATTCTGGAAGCCGTCTGGGGATTCTTTTCTGCCTACGCGCTGGTATTTATCGTCAGTATGCTGGCCATTATCGCTACAGGCGTAGATGATTTCTCGGCTTTCGCCTCGGTAGTGGCTACGCTTAATAACCTGGGACCGGGGCTGGGGGTGGTTGCTGATAACTTCGCCAGTATGAATCCGGTTGCGAAATGGATACTAATCGCCAACATGCTATTTGGTCGTTTGGAAGTATTCACTTTGCTGGTACTTTTTACCCCGACTTTCTGGCGTGAATAA
- the hemG gene encoding protoporphyrin oxidase (similar to E. coli protoporphyrin oxidase (AAC76853.1); Blastp hit to AAC76853.1 (181 aa), 87% identity in aa 1 - 181), whose translation MKTLILFSTRDGQTREIASYLASELKDMGIWADVVNLHRAEEPDWDSYDRVVIGASIRYGHYHSAFQEFVKKYATRLNGMPSAFYSVNLVARKAEKRTPQTNSYARKFLMSSPWRPDYCAVIAGALRYPRYRWYDRLMIKLIMKMSGGETDTSKEVVYTDWEQVAHFAREIAHLTNKSSAK comes from the coding sequence GTGAAAACATTGATTCTTTTCTCTACCCGGGACGGACAAACGCGCGAAATTGCCTCTTATCTGGCTTCTGAACTCAAAGATATGGGGATCTGGGCCGATGTCGTTAATCTGCATCGCGCAGAAGAGCCTGACTGGGATAGCTATGATCGCGTAGTGATTGGCGCGTCTATTCGTTATGGTCATTACCACAGCGCCTTTCAGGAGTTTGTTAAGAAATATGCCACGCGGTTGAACGGAATGCCGAGCGCCTTTTATTCCGTTAACCTGGTGGCGCGTAAAGCTGAAAAACGGACGCCGCAGACTAACAGCTACGCGCGGAAGTTTTTAATGAGCTCTCCGTGGCGACCTGACTACTGTGCCGTCATTGCAGGCGCGCTTCGCTATCCCCGTTATCGCTGGTATGACCGTCTGATGATCAAGCTTATTATGAAGATGTCGGGCGGCGAAACGGATACCAGTAAAGAAGTGGTGTACACCGACTGGGAGCAGGTTGCGCACTTTGCCCGTGAAATAGCCCATTTAACCAACAAATCGTCGGCAAAATAA